One window from the genome of Gimesia aquarii encodes:
- a CDS encoding PAS domain S-box protein, with amino-acid sequence MENSNQQRGWSKWSWSTPLKSIKQTIPLRYLLSGLTLLFAILIVDLMTPLGVACGVLYVLLVSSTLWSPRRELTWVVAIASTILTLLGFVLSPVGSSIGKVITNRILSILAIWVTAIICLKQKSSQKEKTRTASEFAIIQERQKQHSSHQAILENVVDAIITITSRGIIHAFNPAAERLFGYSTSEVLGKNINMLMPSPYREEHDGYLARYLTTGKQKIIGSGREVVGQRKDGTTFPIHLSVSQVFLEENGQDKEVLFTGIIRDLTEQKQKEKEAELRTRELQIATEKSKANERRIESIVNTAVDPIITISGQGLIESFNPAAERLFGYSADEIMGMNIKILMPSPYREEHDGYLAKYLETGIQNVIGSGREVIGQRKDGTTFPLHLSVSQVVVEDDAQNPQIIFTGIIRDLTEQKQKEKEAELRTRELQIATEKSKANERRIESIVNTAVDPIITISGKGLIKSFNPAAERLFGYAADEILGMNIKLLMPSPYREEHDGYLANYLQTGLKNVIGSGREVIGQRKDGSTFPLHLSVSQVLAEDDAQNPEILFTGIIRDLTEQKRKEEEAELRTRELQIATEKSKANKRRIEAIVNTAVDPIITISGKGLIRSFNPAAERLFGYKVDEILEKNIKLLMPSPYREEHDGYLARYLETGKANVIGSGREAIGQRKDGSTFPLHLSVSQVVVEDDAKNKEILFTGIIRDLTNEIHQRQLNADYEGQIEAISQSQMVIEFEMDGTIVKANNNFIETMGYSQEEVSGQAHNLFIDPQERESARYATIWDKLNQGEFVTSELKCIGKNGQAIWIQASYTPILDLNEKPFKVVKYSVDVSQRVLIDQALEVAKNDLIKAKEAAETANQTKSEFLANMSHEIRTPMTAILGFTDVLLGSVSKQEDIDSVQTIKRNGESLICLINDILDLSKIEAGKLEVEQIDCSPRQVVADVTSLMRVRTKAKGLELNIQFDGPIPEIICSDPTRLRQVLINIVGNAIKFTETGTIQIIVRLLNRERLEPKLQFDVIDSGIGIPEEKIARLFSPFTQADGSTTRKFGGTGLGLTISKRLVELLGGTISVTSTNGKGSMFSVTVTTGPLSKVRMITNAAESITENAESNTSQEPELLLKDSRILFAEDGPDNQRLIGFVLKKSGADVTVVENGQIAFDKATEALAENQPFDVILMDMQMPVLDGYAATRKLRNAGYSAPIIALTAHAMSTDRQKCIDAGCDDYATKPIVRNKLIKMLASYANKSFEKAEA; translated from the coding sequence ATGGAAAATAGCAACCAACAACGAGGATGGTCCAAGTGGTCCTGGTCTACTCCTCTTAAATCTATCAAGCAGACTATTCCGTTACGATATCTGTTAAGCGGTCTGACTCTGTTATTCGCAATTTTGATAGTTGACCTAATGACTCCACTGGGAGTAGCTTGCGGTGTTCTCTACGTTCTTCTTGTATCAAGTACACTTTGGTCACCGCGAAGAGAATTAACCTGGGTTGTCGCAATTGCATCGACGATTCTTACATTGCTAGGGTTCGTATTATCACCAGTTGGATCGTCAATTGGAAAAGTCATCACAAACCGAATCCTCTCCATACTGGCAATTTGGGTGACAGCAATCATCTGTTTAAAACAAAAGAGTTCTCAAAAAGAAAAAACTCGAACTGCTTCGGAGTTCGCGATAATCCAAGAGCGGCAAAAACAACATTCATCCCATCAGGCGATTCTGGAAAATGTCGTCGATGCCATCATCACCATTACTTCTCGTGGAATCATACATGCCTTCAATCCTGCCGCCGAACGTCTGTTTGGGTATTCTACAAGCGAAGTACTCGGGAAAAATATCAACATGCTCATGCCCTCCCCCTACCGTGAAGAGCATGACGGCTATCTCGCACGGTATCTAACAACGGGTAAACAAAAAATTATTGGTAGCGGCCGAGAAGTCGTCGGACAACGCAAAGATGGAACCACCTTCCCTATCCATCTTTCAGTCAGTCAAGTTTTTCTGGAAGAAAATGGCCAAGACAAAGAGGTTTTATTCACGGGTATCATTCGCGATCTGACGGAACAGAAACAAAAAGAAAAAGAGGCTGAGCTTCGCACACGGGAACTACAAATCGCCACGGAGAAAAGTAAAGCGAATGAACGTCGTATTGAATCAATTGTGAATACCGCAGTCGATCCGATTATTACGATTTCTGGTCAGGGTTTGATTGAATCATTCAACCCGGCTGCCGAACGTTTGTTCGGATACTCAGCAGATGAAATCATGGGTATGAACATTAAAATTCTCATGCCGTCCCCCTATCGTGAAGAACATGATGGTTATTTAGCCAAATACCTGGAAACGGGAATTCAAAATGTGATTGGTAGTGGCCGCGAAGTGATCGGACAGCGCAAAGATGGAACGACCTTCCCTTTACACCTTTCAGTCAGTCAAGTCGTCGTGGAAGATGACGCTCAAAATCCACAAATCATTTTCACCGGCATCATTCGCGATCTGACGGAACAGAAACAAAAAGAAAAAGAGGCTGAGCTACGCACACGGGAACTACAAATCGCCACAGAGAAAAGTAAAGCGAATGAACGTCGTATTGAGTCAATTGTGAATACAGCCGTCGATCCAATTATTACGATTTCCGGTAAAGGATTGATCAAATCATTCAATCCCGCAGCCGAACGTCTGTTTGGTTATGCAGCAGACGAAATCCTCGGCATGAATATTAAACTCCTCATGCCCTCCCCTTATCGGGAAGAACACGATGGTTACCTAGCTAATTATCTTCAGACTGGGCTCAAAAATGTAATCGGCAGTGGACGTGAAGTGATCGGACAACGTAAGGACGGAAGTACGTTTCCTCTCCATCTTTCGGTCAGCCAAGTTCTTGCAGAAGATGATGCACAAAATCCAGAGATCCTGTTCACGGGCATCATTCGTGATCTAACAGAACAGAAGCGAAAAGAAGAGGAAGCCGAGTTACGCACACGAGAGTTGCAAATTGCGACTGAGAAAAGCAAAGCGAACAAGCGTCGTATCGAAGCCATCGTGAATACCGCCGTCGATCCGATTATCACGATTTCAGGAAAAGGACTGATTAGGTCATTCAACCCCGCAGCCGAACGGCTCTTTGGATATAAAGTAGACGAAATTTTAGAGAAAAACATCAAACTGCTCATGCCTTCCCCTTATCGTGAAGAACACGATGGTTATCTGGCGCGCTACCTGGAAACCGGAAAGGCAAACGTGATCGGCAGCGGACGTGAAGCAATCGGGCAACGCAAAGATGGGAGCACGTTCCCTCTCCACCTTTCTGTAAGCCAGGTCGTCGTGGAAGATGATGCAAAAAATAAAGAAATCCTGTTTACAGGTATCATTCGAGACCTGACAAATGAAATCCATCAGCGACAACTCAATGCCGACTACGAAGGACAGATTGAAGCCATCAGTCAGTCGCAAATGGTGATCGAATTCGAGATGGACGGCACAATTGTCAAAGCAAACAATAACTTTATAGAAACAATGGGATATTCGCAGGAAGAAGTAAGCGGCCAGGCACACAATCTCTTCATCGACCCGCAAGAGCGTGAGAGCGCGAGGTACGCTACAATCTGGGATAAACTTAATCAAGGTGAATTTGTAACATCAGAGCTGAAATGTATTGGAAAGAATGGCCAGGCAATCTGGATTCAAGCGTCATACACACCGATCCTGGACTTGAATGAAAAACCATTTAAGGTGGTAAAATACTCGGTAGATGTCAGCCAGCGCGTTTTGATTGATCAGGCATTGGAAGTAGCAAAAAATGATCTAATTAAAGCGAAGGAAGCAGCTGAAACTGCAAACCAAACTAAAAGCGAATTTCTCGCCAACATGAGCCATGAAATCCGCACCCCCATGACAGCCATTTTGGGATTTACCGACGTTCTGCTTGGCAGTGTCTCCAAACAGGAGGACATTGACTCGGTACAAACAATTAAACGAAATGGCGAAAGCCTGATCTGCCTGATCAACGATATTCTTGATTTGTCCAAGATTGAAGCTGGGAAACTGGAAGTAGAACAGATTGACTGTTCTCCCCGTCAGGTTGTTGCTGATGTGACATCATTAATGAGAGTGCGTACAAAGGCCAAGGGTCTGGAATTGAATATTCAATTTGATGGACCGATTCCTGAAATAATCTGCTCTGATCCCACACGACTTCGTCAGGTCCTCATCAACATTGTAGGTAATGCAATTAAGTTTACGGAAACGGGTACAATTCAAATAATTGTACGACTTTTAAACAGAGAGAGACTTGAACCAAAACTACAATTTGACGTAATCGATTCTGGAATCGGAATCCCTGAAGAGAAAATCGCCAGGCTCTTTTCACCATTCACCCAAGCTGATGGCTCGACAACACGAAAATTTGGTGGAACGGGACTGGGGCTCACAATCAGTAAACGTCTGGTGGAACTCCTGGGTGGTACGATTTCAGTTACAAGTACAAATGGGAAAGGAAGCATGTTTTCGGTCACCGTGACTACGGGCCCATTGAGCAAAGTGCGAATGATCACAAACGCTGCAGAATCGATCACCGAGAATGCAGAAAGCAATACCTCTCAGGAACCCGAATTGTTGCTGAAAGACAGCCGTATCCTGTTTGCGGAAGATGGTCCGGACAATCAGCGCTTGATTGGCTTTGTTTTGAAGAAATCAGGGGCAGATGTCACGGTAGTTGAGAATGGCCAAATTGCGTTTGACAAAGCGACCGAAGCATTAGCAGAAAATCAACCGTTTGATGTCATTCTTATGGACATGCAGATGCCTGTCCTGGATGGCTATGCCGCAACTCGAAAACTGCGTAATGCCGGATATTCCGCTCCCATTATCGCCCTAACAGCACATGCCATGTCAACAGACAGACAGAAATGCATCGATGCAGGCTGTGATGACTATGCCACCAAACCGATCGTGAGAAATAAGCTGATTAAAATGTTAGCAAGTTATGCGAATAAATCATTCGAAAAAGCAGAAGCATAA
- a CDS encoding DUF6790 family protein produces MSTLIPFLFENFTLSFLMLGLIASVISLLRQPRPITASAVVEALFSYFLLFSIGFSFFYNFVMHSFFGETAARFIGWEQSPFQFEVGTASLGYAVVGFLAFRGSFGLRLAAVVGPALFLLGAAGGHVYQMMMTQNYASGNAGVIFYTDIFIPMISFVLLWLHYRFTLESNRQDSSSALRDRADL; encoded by the coding sequence GTGAGTACTCTTATCCCTTTTCTGTTCGAAAATTTTACGCTCAGCTTCTTGATGCTGGGATTGATTGCATCTGTCATCTCACTCTTACGGCAACCACGTCCGATAACAGCATCGGCTGTTGTCGAAGCGCTGTTTTCCTATTTTCTCTTGTTCTCAATTGGCTTCTCCTTCTTCTATAACTTCGTAATGCATTCTTTCTTTGGTGAGACAGCAGCTCGGTTCATTGGTTGGGAACAAAGCCCGTTTCAGTTTGAAGTCGGTACAGCCAGCCTGGGATATGCTGTCGTCGGCTTTCTGGCATTTCGAGGGAGCTTTGGCTTACGTCTTGCTGCCGTAGTGGGGCCAGCACTGTTTCTACTGGGGGCCGCCGGAGGACACGTGTACCAGATGATGATGACTCAGAATTATGCATCAGGAAACGCTGGCGTCATTTTTTATACAGATATTTTCATACCTATGATAAGTTTTGTGTTATTATGGTTGCATTATCGATTTACACTCGAATCGAATCGACAGGACTCATCTTCCGCTTTGAGGGACCGAGCCGATCTTTAA
- a CDS encoding DUF1552 domain-containing protein, which yields MTKQKINRRTMLKSVGTATVGLPLLEEMLVSSTHAAKNQTKEVPVRAFNVFFGLGIPAPLQTEGFEGVLEPLKPLSNKLLIMRNVDQVRCDEKGINAHYDGASGAFTAEPPDGEAKSGGPSIDQVIRKAHYPKGLPPGMVSTLIGGTFFRRSRVGRYVHSYNQDCTVAATMQERPRDLFDRVFGSISVGGDGTDVRRKRIKRSVLDSVVDDYKFYTGVNSPLGSASKARVADHLDRIREFEQRAFALKKKNPNAPQLPPRSKILHGGPADPGGMGVDITLEELTTEWRLMADLYALAIQMDRVRFGALTFLAAGERIRLTGDYEYNGKKLWKFDDARQQNASGDKGCSHEWWHKFNEKKKNEALRAHAHMKMREVAYFLQRLNDKDSIEANGQTILENSLITISTESGDGRHNDVKRELSGVFHAITGANGRFKTGQIMDVGAEGLDVYNSMLAGMGVKDRLGPSKRKMSPVDSIRV from the coding sequence ATGACAAAACAAAAGATCAATCGACGTACCATGCTCAAAAGTGTGGGAACTGCTACTGTGGGATTACCACTGCTTGAGGAGATGCTGGTTTCATCGACACATGCTGCTAAAAATCAAACGAAAGAAGTGCCCGTCAGAGCATTCAACGTATTTTTTGGTCTCGGCATACCCGCTCCGCTACAAACTGAAGGTTTTGAGGGAGTTTTGGAACCTTTGAAACCATTAAGTAATAAACTGCTCATCATGCGAAATGTAGACCAGGTTCGTTGTGACGAGAAAGGAATCAACGCGCACTACGATGGTGCTTCTGGTGCATTCACTGCAGAACCACCAGACGGCGAAGCCAAATCGGGTGGACCTTCAATTGATCAGGTCATTCGAAAAGCGCATTATCCCAAGGGTTTGCCGCCCGGAATGGTTTCAACACTGATCGGTGGTACGTTTTTCAGGCGGAGTCGTGTGGGGCGATACGTTCATAGCTACAATCAGGATTGCACAGTTGCCGCTACTATGCAGGAAAGACCACGCGATCTTTTTGATCGCGTTTTTGGTTCTATTTCTGTAGGCGGTGATGGTACTGACGTACGTCGCAAACGAATTAAACGAAGTGTATTGGATTCGGTAGTTGATGATTACAAATTTTATACGGGTGTGAATTCCCCATTAGGCTCTGCTTCGAAAGCACGCGTTGCTGATCATCTTGATCGAATTCGCGAGTTTGAACAGCGTGCCTTTGCATTAAAGAAAAAAAATCCCAATGCCCCCCAACTACCACCACGTTCAAAAATTTTACATGGTGGACCTGCTGATCCCGGCGGCATGGGAGTCGATATTACTCTCGAAGAACTCACCACCGAATGGCGTTTGATGGCCGATTTGTACGCTCTGGCAATTCAAATGGATCGCGTTCGCTTTGGTGCATTGACATTTCTGGCTGCTGGAGAGCGCATCCGTTTGACAGGCGATTACGAGTATAACGGTAAAAAACTCTGGAAGTTTGACGATGCCCGTCAACAGAACGCTTCGGGTGACAAAGGGTGTAGCCATGAATGGTGGCATAAGTTCAACGAAAAGAAGAAGAATGAAGCATTGCGCGCTCACGCTCATATGAAAATGCGAGAGGTAGCCTACTTTCTGCAACGGCTCAACGATAAAGATTCGATCGAAGCAAACGGACAGACGATACTTGAAAATTCTCTAATCACGATTTCCACTGAATCAGGCGATGGTCGTCACAACGATGTCAAACGTGAACTGTCCGGGGTCTTCCATGCGATCACAGGAGCAAATGGTCGTTTTAAAACGGGGCAGATCATGGACGTCGGTGCTGAAGGGCTTGATGTGTACAATTCCATGCTTGCTGGAATGGGAGTTAAAGATCGGCTCGGTCCCTCAAAGCGGAAGATGAGTCCTGTCGATTCGATTCGAGTGTAA
- a CDS encoding DUF1592 domain-containing protein, protein MKVNRYTKKRKRASLLSQVIFFSLLLTLFSSFGSLEAAVPRVARGLQVLYTFDAAQGDIIQDRSGVGQALNLKIEKPSAIQWRNGVLVVRSPTIIKPFVPAKKIINAVKRSNSLTVEAWVKPANDQQKGPARIVSISSNSSQRNMTLGQEAKKFDVRLRTTSTSTNGLPSTATSNNSVKSALMHVVFTRDVTGTARIYINGKQRANKKVPGKLKNWSKDFPLVLANENSGDRPWLGEFHLVAVFSRALTTNEINQNYRAGTNVKTGSKQTKEELAAARARHMFETRIAPLLARNCLDCHDSITKKGRLDLSQKAAALAGGESGKVIVPGKASESLLWEQVKSGDMPPEGKPLSTQEIASLKEWINNGAIWSSDVIDPAVYAHDSRAGDVWVQRLTNSEYIETVRRAVGVDISKEAHEMLPPDLRADGFSNTAYNLNVDLKHVEIYARLAEIIVKRMDVMKFATRFSKSRKLSTDATMREFVGSMGKWLFRGPLDDREVTTYSGIATTVASAGGDYKEAVSYIVEAMLQSPRFIYRIENQRGDGTAWPVGEYELASRMSYIIWGGPPDEELIRAADAGELHDPQNVDKQVSRMLQNPRAVERSLQFVSEWLNLDRLSNLRPDRKKFPKWNNGLADDMREETLAFFKEIVWQEKRPLADLLNAQVTYVTPQLAAHYGLKPKGTGLVRYDLTAIPARGGLLTQGSVLTVGGDEASMVTRGLFILQDILRGTVKDPPPGLDTTPVPSKPGLSQRHIAEQRIANASCAGCHVKFEPLAFGLEKFDGLGSFHNKDEHGNQLRDDGEILFPGTAKPVSYQSSAELMNLLAGNPRVQQSITWKVTQFALGRPLVAADARIIDQIHRTAQKNGGTYSSLITAIVMSDLVQLTRTEAISSEVHE, encoded by the coding sequence GTGAAAGTGAATCGTTATACGAAAAAGAGGAAACGAGCTTCTCTTCTTAGTCAAGTTATTTTTTTCTCCCTACTGCTCACTTTATTTTCGTCCTTTGGATCTCTCGAAGCGGCTGTCCCCCGCGTCGCGCGTGGCTTACAAGTGTTGTACACATTTGATGCCGCGCAGGGTGATATCATCCAGGACCGGTCTGGTGTGGGGCAAGCCTTAAATTTGAAGATAGAGAAACCATCCGCAATTCAATGGCGGAACGGGGTACTCGTTGTTCGCTCACCGACTATAATCAAGCCGTTTGTTCCGGCAAAGAAAATTATCAATGCTGTTAAACGCTCGAACAGTCTCACTGTAGAAGCATGGGTAAAACCAGCTAATGATCAGCAGAAAGGGCCGGCACGAATTGTTTCAATTTCTTCAAATTCGAGCCAGCGAAATATGACGCTTGGCCAAGAAGCAAAAAAGTTTGATGTGAGGTTGAGAACAACGTCGACAAGTACGAATGGTCTTCCTTCAACGGCTACATCAAATAACTCGGTAAAATCTGCTTTAATGCATGTGGTTTTTACACGCGATGTAACTGGTACTGCGCGAATTTATATTAATGGTAAACAACGAGCTAATAAAAAAGTTCCCGGTAAACTTAAGAACTGGAGTAAGGACTTTCCATTGGTCCTGGCTAATGAGAATTCAGGCGATCGTCCCTGGCTGGGAGAATTTCATTTAGTAGCCGTTTTTAGTCGCGCACTAACCACCAATGAAATCAATCAAAACTATCGAGCTGGAACCAATGTGAAAACTGGAAGCAAGCAGACGAAGGAAGAACTGGCTGCCGCACGTGCACGTCATATGTTTGAGACACGGATTGCTCCTTTACTCGCGCGAAATTGTTTAGACTGTCATGATTCCATAACTAAGAAAGGACGATTAGATTTATCACAGAAAGCTGCAGCACTGGCCGGTGGTGAAAGTGGTAAGGTGATTGTGCCAGGCAAGGCCAGTGAAAGTTTATTGTGGGAACAAGTCAAATCCGGTGATATGCCACCAGAGGGAAAGCCGTTATCAACTCAAGAAATAGCGTCATTAAAAGAGTGGATTAACAATGGGGCAATCTGGTCAAGTGATGTGATTGATCCTGCAGTCTACGCACATGACAGTCGTGCTGGCGATGTTTGGGTTCAACGACTTACAAATTCCGAATATATTGAAACGGTTCGTCGTGCCGTGGGAGTCGATATTTCAAAGGAAGCACATGAGATGCTTCCACCGGATTTGAGGGCAGATGGCTTCAGTAACACTGCTTACAATCTTAACGTTGATCTTAAGCACGTAGAGATTTATGCGCGTCTTGCTGAAATTATTGTCAAGCGAATGGACGTGATGAAGTTTGCAACCCGATTTTCCAAAAGCCGAAAGCTGTCTACCGATGCGACGATGCGCGAGTTTGTGGGTAGTATGGGGAAATGGCTTTTCCGTGGTCCTTTGGATGATCGAGAAGTCACAACCTATAGCGGAATCGCAACGACGGTTGCCAGTGCTGGCGGAGATTATAAAGAAGCAGTCAGTTATATAGTCGAAGCTATGTTACAATCTCCTCGTTTTATTTATCGTATCGAAAACCAGCGTGGTGATGGAACTGCCTGGCCGGTTGGCGAATATGAACTCGCGTCGCGCATGAGTTACATTATCTGGGGTGGGCCTCCGGACGAGGAATTAATCCGAGCTGCCGATGCTGGTGAGCTTCACGATCCTCAAAACGTCGACAAACAAGTAAGCCGTATGCTTCAGAATCCACGTGCAGTGGAACGATCATTGCAATTCGTCTCGGAATGGTTGAATCTGGACAGATTGAGTAATTTGAGGCCCGACCGTAAGAAATTTCCGAAGTGGAACAATGGGCTCGCTGACGACATGCGGGAAGAAACGTTGGCGTTCTTCAAAGAAATCGTCTGGCAAGAGAAACGGCCGCTTGCAGATCTGTTGAATGCACAAGTAACTTATGTGACACCACAACTGGCAGCGCATTACGGACTCAAACCAAAAGGCACTGGATTGGTTCGTTATGATTTGACAGCAATTCCCGCGCGTGGGGGACTACTCACGCAAGGAAGTGTCTTGACCGTGGGGGGAGATGAAGCTTCTATGGTGACTCGTGGTTTATTTATTTTACAAGATATTTTGCGTGGTACGGTGAAAGATCCACCTCCAGGACTCGATACGACTCCTGTGCCCTCAAAGCCGGGACTGTCTCAACGTCACATTGCGGAGCAACGAATCGCGAATGCTTCATGTGCTGGATGTCATGTGAAATTCGAACCACTGGCATTTGGTCTCGAAAAATTCGATGGTCTTGGTTCGTTTCACAACAAGGACGAGCACGGAAATCAATTGCGCGATGATGGTGAAATTCTCTTTCCTGGTACAGCGAAACCGGTTTCTTATCAATCCAGTGCTGAGTTGATGAATCTGCTTGCAGGAAATCCAAGAGTTCAGCAATCAATTACCTGGAAAGTCACTCAATTCGCACTTGGTCGCCCACTTGTTGCAGCGGATGCGCGTATCATCGATCAAATTCATAGAACTGCTCAGAAAAATGGCGGAACATATTCGAGCTTGATCACCGCTATTGTCATGAGTGATTTGGTTCAGCTGACACGAACAGAAGCAATTTCATCGGAGGTTCACGAATGA
- a CDS encoding SDR family NAD(P)-dependent oxidoreductase, with the protein MNDSMSRFSVKGKTALVTGASRGIGAEIAMNLAQAGAEVLITARHHDDLIQVCEKIRSIGSRCEAIEADLISINGVEEVAQKAFEFFSTIDILVNNAGTIEVAPFWETTVEDWDQMQAVNLRAPFILSKILSEPMRAQKQGKIINISSVAGIAALAGHAAYSASKGGLNQLTKVMAAELGPFNIQCNAVAPTVILTELGQKVWGSPEKGEPMKDKIPLHRFGKPLEVADLVLYLASPASDMMTGQVIALDGGYTAL; encoded by the coding sequence ATGAATGATAGTATGAGTCGGTTTTCAGTGAAGGGTAAGACGGCTTTGGTCACAGGTGCTTCCAGAGGAATTGGTGCAGAAATTGCAATGAATCTAGCTCAGGCGGGGGCAGAAGTGTTGATTACCGCAAGGCACCACGATGACCTTATACAGGTGTGTGAAAAAATTCGTTCTATTGGCAGTAGGTGTGAGGCAATCGAAGCTGACCTTATCTCTATAAATGGAGTAGAAGAAGTTGCTCAGAAGGCGTTTGAGTTTTTTTCGACGATAGATATTCTGGTAAATAATGCTGGTACAATCGAAGTTGCCCCCTTTTGGGAAACCACGGTTGAAGATTGGGATCAGATGCAGGCAGTCAATCTACGTGCTCCGTTCATTCTTTCCAAAATATTAAGTGAACCGATGCGAGCACAAAAACAGGGAAAGATCATCAATATCTCTTCTGTCGCGGGCATTGCAGCACTCGCCGGTCATGCTGCCTACAGTGCTTCCAAGGGAGGATTGAATCAGTTGACGAAGGTCATGGCGGCAGAACTCGGGCCGTTTAATATTCAATGTAATGCTGTTGCACCAACTGTGATCCTGACTGAATTAGGGCAGAAAGTATGGGGATCACCAGAGAAAGGGGAGCCCATGAAAGATAAAATTCCCTTGCATCGTTTCGGTAAGCCGCTGGAAGTTGCAGATTTGGTACTCTACCTGGCAAGTCCGGCTTCCGATATGATGACAGGGCAGGTGATCGCTCTCGATGGTGGTTATACCGCTTTATAA
- a CDS encoding glycosyltransferase, which translates to MQKKQQNTTAKKRIVITTIGSLGDLHPYIAIARGLQARGHQVVFATSKCYQNKIEQLGMEFRAIHPNSDWVNDPEMMRRRSDLRMGFIRVGREWLIPELRESYEDILAATDGADLLVSMLATYSARLVAEKTGIPWASVVHIPLGFFSTYDVPIIPLAPVLSKKLRCLGPGFWKPLFWFGKRVSRFMVKPWYRLRAEIGLPPTKEGNPLADSHSADLVLAPFSKLLADKQPDWPSQTVTTGFPFFDKDSKAGLPIKLSRFLDDGPPPIVFTLGSAISMNAGLFYEHSAAAAKLLNQRAVLIVGKNVQNRSTSLPDGVTAMDYAPFSELFPRAAAIVHHGGIGTTGLTMHSGRPMLIVPHAWDQPDNAERAARLGIARIIPQHRYAPTRAITELRHLLENPDYSRRAKEIQEEIRKEDGVKNACDALEQLLQKSRTLETIKK; encoded by the coding sequence ATGCAAAAGAAACAGCAAAACACCACCGCAAAAAAAAGAATCGTCATCACCACGATCGGCTCGTTAGGTGATCTGCACCCCTATATTGCCATTGCCCGTGGTTTGCAAGCTCGAGGTCATCAAGTGGTTTTTGCAACGAGCAAGTGTTACCAGAATAAAATCGAGCAACTGGGTATGGAATTTCGAGCCATCCACCCAAACTCTGACTGGGTAAATGATCCTGAAATGATGCGGAGACGTAGCGACCTGCGAATGGGTTTTATCCGGGTTGGTCGAGAATGGTTGATCCCGGAGTTACGAGAGTCTTACGAAGATATATTGGCTGCAACAGATGGTGCAGACCTGTTGGTGTCTATGTTAGCTACCTATTCAGCCAGACTTGTTGCTGAAAAGACTGGTATCCCGTGGGCTTCTGTCGTGCATATCCCCTTGGGATTCTTCTCGACTTATGATGTTCCCATCATTCCTCTCGCCCCGGTTCTTTCCAAAAAATTGCGTTGCCTTGGTCCCGGATTTTGGAAACCATTATTCTGGTTCGGAAAGAGAGTAAGTCGGTTCATGGTGAAACCCTGGTATCGATTGCGTGCGGAAATCGGTCTCCCCCCGACTAAGGAAGGGAACCCGCTAGCCGACAGTCACTCTGCCGATCTGGTTCTGGCCCCGTTCTCGAAGTTACTGGCCGACAAACAACCTGACTGGCCCTCACAAACCGTCACAACCGGCTTTCCATTCTTTGACAAAGATAGCAAAGCCGGACTGCCAATAAAGCTATCCCGTTTTCTGGATGATGGCCCCCCTCCCATCGTGTTTACACTCGGCTCAGCCATCTCGATGAATGCAGGTCTGTTCTATGAGCACAGCGCCGCTGCAGCAAAACTTTTGAACCAGAGAGCTGTACTTATTGTAGGCAAAAACGTTCAAAATCGATCAACTTCCCTGCCGGATGGAGTCACGGCCATGGATTATGCCCCCTTCTCTGAACTCTTTCCTAGGGCGGCTGCCATCGTCCACCATGGTGGCATCGGTACGACCGGGCTAACGATGCACTCAGGACGTCCCATGCTGATCGTTCCTCATGCATGGGACCAACCGGACAACGCCGAACGCGCAGCCCGACTGGGAATTGCACGCATCATTCCCCAACATCGCTACGCTCCAACTCGTGCAATAACAGAATTGCGGCATCTGCTCGAAAACCCAGATTATTCACGCCGGGCTAAAGAAATACAGGAAGAGATAAGAAAAGAAGACGGGGTTAAAAATGCTTGTGATGCTTTGGAACAATTGCTTCAGAAATCCAGAACACTTGAAACTATCAAGAAATGA